One genomic segment of Burkholderia pyrrocinia includes these proteins:
- a CDS encoding indolepyruvate ferredoxin oxidoreductase family protein, whose translation MNAPLDAGQRASLEAALKSVTLDDKYTLERGRAYMSGIQALVRLPMLQQERDRAAGLNTAGFISGYRGSPLGGLDLSLWKAKQYLAAHQIVFQPGINEDLAATAVWGSQQVNLYPGAKHDGVFGMWYGKGPGVDRTGDVFKHANSAGSSQHGGVLVLAGDDHAAKSSTLAHQSEHIFKACGLPVLFPSNVQEYLDFGLHGWAMSRYSGLWVALKCVTDVVESSASVDIDPHRTEIVLPTDFILPDGGLNIRWPDPPLVQEARLLDYKWYAALAYVRANKLDRIEIDSPSARFGIMTGGKAYLDVRQALTDLGLDDETCARIGIRLYKVGCVWPLEAQGAQAFARGLDEILVVEEKRQILEYAIKEELYNWPDGQRPRVFGKFDEKDGAGGEWSVPMGNWLLPAHYELSPAIIAKAIATRLEKFELPSDVRARIAARLAVINAKEMALAKPHVQTERKPWFCSGCPHNTSTNVPEGSRAIAGIGCHYMTVWMDRSTSTFSQMGGEGVPWIGQAPFTDEKHVFANLGDGTYFHSGLLAVRAAISSKANITYKILYNDAVAMTGGQPVDGVLTVPQITHQLASEGAKKIVIVTDEPEKYDSQKALLAPGVTIHHRDQLDDVQRELREIAGTTILIYDQTCATEKRRRRKRGTYPDPAKRVVINEAVCEGCGDCSVQSNCLSVEPLETEFGTKRQINQSSCNKDFSCVKGFCPSFVTVEGGQLKKPKAVSVDGNALPPIPEPTLPDIDRAYGVLVTGVGGTGVVTIGALLGMAAHLENKGVTVLDVTGLAQKGGAVMSHVQISHAPTDIHATRIAMGEADLVIGCDAIVTAGDECTSRMRHDTTRVVVNSAQTPTAEFIKNPNWTFPGVSAENDIRAAAGVAVDFIDANRFAVALLGDAIYTNPFVLGYAWQKGWLPLTLASLERAIELNAVSVEKNRAAFDWGRRAAYDLASVKHAAAGDARSAQGATVIALHTKKAVDALIAKRVEFLTAYQNAAYASRYAAFVDKVRAAERALADGDTVQEQLTEAVARNLFKLMAYKDEYEVARLQSDPAFLARLSAQFEGDWKLKFHLAPPLFAKTDAHGHLVKKAYGPWMMSAFRLLAKAKFLRGTGLDPFGRTGERRTERALIGEYEALIDEVTAKLNAANRPLALELAALPDGIRGYGHVKENNLRAVRQKWNTLLTKWRSPAGGQSHQQVA comes from the coding sequence ATGAATGCCCCGCTAGACGCAGGCCAACGCGCGTCGCTAGAAGCCGCGCTGAAGTCCGTCACGCTTGATGACAAATACACACTGGAACGCGGTCGCGCGTACATGAGCGGCATCCAGGCCCTCGTACGCCTGCCGATGCTCCAGCAGGAACGCGACCGCGCCGCCGGTCTCAATACGGCCGGCTTCATCTCCGGCTATCGCGGTTCGCCGCTCGGCGGCCTCGATCTGTCGCTCTGGAAAGCCAAGCAGTACCTGGCGGCCCACCAGATCGTCTTCCAGCCCGGCATCAACGAAGATCTCGCCGCCACCGCCGTGTGGGGCTCGCAGCAGGTGAACCTGTATCCCGGCGCGAAGCACGACGGCGTGTTCGGCATGTGGTACGGCAAGGGCCCGGGCGTCGACCGCACCGGCGACGTGTTCAAGCACGCGAACTCGGCCGGCTCGTCGCAGCACGGCGGCGTGCTGGTGCTCGCCGGCGACGACCACGCGGCGAAATCGTCGACGCTCGCGCACCAGTCCGAGCACATCTTCAAGGCCTGCGGGCTGCCGGTACTGTTCCCGTCCAACGTGCAGGAATATCTCGATTTCGGCCTGCACGGCTGGGCGATGAGCCGCTACTCGGGCCTGTGGGTCGCGCTCAAGTGCGTGACGGACGTCGTCGAATCGTCGGCGTCGGTCGACATCGACCCGCATCGCACCGAGATCGTGCTGCCGACCGACTTCATCCTGCCGGACGGCGGCCTGAACATCCGCTGGCCCGACCCGCCGCTCGTGCAGGAAGCGCGGCTGCTCGACTACAAGTGGTACGCGGCGCTCGCCTATGTGCGCGCGAACAAGCTCGACCGGATCGAGATCGACTCGCCGAGCGCGCGCTTCGGGATCATGACCGGCGGCAAGGCGTACCTCGACGTGCGCCAGGCGCTGACCGATCTCGGCCTCGACGACGAAACCTGCGCGCGGATCGGCATCCGGCTCTACAAGGTCGGCTGCGTGTGGCCGCTCGAAGCGCAGGGTGCGCAGGCATTCGCGCGCGGCCTCGACGAAATCCTGGTGGTCGAGGAAAAGCGCCAGATCCTCGAATACGCGATCAAGGAAGAGCTGTACAACTGGCCCGACGGGCAACGGCCGCGCGTGTTCGGCAAGTTCGACGAGAAGGACGGCGCCGGCGGCGAATGGTCGGTGCCGATGGGCAACTGGCTGCTGCCCGCGCACTACGAACTGTCGCCCGCGATCATCGCGAAGGCGATCGCGACGCGCCTCGAGAAGTTCGAGCTGCCGTCCGACGTGCGCGCACGCATCGCCGCGCGGCTCGCGGTGATCAACGCGAAGGAAATGGCGCTCGCGAAGCCGCACGTGCAGACCGAGCGCAAGCCGTGGTTCTGCTCGGGCTGCCCGCACAACACGTCGACCAACGTGCCGGAAGGCTCGCGCGCGATCGCCGGCATCGGCTGCCACTACATGACCGTGTGGATGGATCGCAGCACGAGCACCTTCAGCCAGATGGGCGGCGAAGGCGTGCCGTGGATCGGCCAGGCGCCGTTCACGGACGAGAAGCACGTGTTCGCGAACCTCGGCGACGGAACCTATTTCCACTCGGGCCTGCTGGCGGTGCGCGCGGCGATCTCGTCGAAGGCGAACATCACCTACAAGATCCTCTACAACGACGCGGTCGCGATGACGGGCGGCCAGCCGGTCGACGGCGTGCTGACGGTGCCGCAGATCACGCACCAGCTCGCGTCCGAAGGCGCGAAGAAGATCGTGATCGTCACCGACGAGCCGGAGAAGTACGACAGCCAGAAGGCGCTGCTCGCGCCGGGCGTGACGATCCATCACCGCGACCAGCTCGACGACGTGCAGCGCGAGCTGCGCGAGATCGCCGGCACGACGATCCTGATCTACGACCAGACCTGCGCGACCGAGAAGCGCCGCCGCCGCAAGCGCGGCACCTATCCGGACCCGGCGAAGCGCGTCGTGATCAACGAAGCGGTGTGCGAAGGCTGCGGCGACTGCTCGGTGCAGTCGAACTGCCTGTCGGTCGAGCCGCTGGAAACCGAGTTCGGCACGAAGCGCCAGATCAACCAGTCGAGCTGCAACAAGGACTTCTCGTGCGTGAAGGGCTTCTGCCCGAGCTTCGTCACGGTCGAGGGCGGCCAGTTGAAGAAGCCGAAGGCGGTTTCGGTCGACGGCAATGCGCTGCCGCCGATCCCGGAACCCACGCTGCCGGACATCGACCGCGCGTACGGCGTGCTCGTCACGGGTGTAGGCGGCACGGGCGTCGTCACGATCGGCGCGCTGCTCGGGATGGCCGCGCACCTCGAGAACAAGGGCGTGACCGTGCTCGACGTCACCGGCCTCGCGCAGAAGGGCGGCGCCGTGATGAGCCACGTGCAGATCTCGCACGCGCCGACCGACATCCACGCGACGCGGATCGCGATGGGCGAAGCCGACCTCGTGATCGGCTGCGACGCGATCGTCACGGCGGGCGACGAGTGCACGTCGCGGATGCGGCACGACACGACGCGCGTGGTCGTCAACAGCGCGCAAACGCCGACCGCCGAGTTCATCAAGAACCCGAACTGGACGTTCCCCGGCGTATCCGCGGAGAACGACATCCGCGCGGCGGCAGGCGTTGCCGTCGATTTCATCGACGCGAACCGCTTCGCGGTCGCGCTGCTCGGCGACGCGATCTACACGAACCCGTTCGTGCTCGGCTACGCGTGGCAGAAAGGCTGGCTGCCGCTCACGCTCGCGTCGCTCGAACGCGCGATCGAGCTGAACGCGGTGTCGGTCGAGAAGAACCGCGCGGCCTTCGACTGGGGCCGGCGCGCCGCGTACGACCTGGCAAGCGTGAAGCACGCCGCGGCCGGCGATGCGCGCTCCGCGCAAGGCGCCACGGTGATCGCGCTGCACACGAAGAAGGCGGTCGACGCACTGATCGCGAAGCGCGTGGAATTCCTCACCGCGTACCAGAACGCCGCGTACGCATCGCGCTATGCGGCGTTCGTCGACAAGGTGCGCGCGGCCGAGCGCGCGCTGGCGGACGGCGACACGGTGCAGGAGCAACTGACCGAAGCGGTCGCGCGCAACCTGTTCAAGCTGATGGCCTACAAGGACGAATACGAGGTCGCGCGGCTGCAGTCCGATCCCGCATTCCTCGCACGTTTGTCCGCGCAGTTCGAAGGCGACTGGAAGCTGAAATTCCACCTCGCGCCGCCGCTGTTCGCGAAGACGGACGCGCACGGCCATCTCGTGAAGAAGGCGTACGGCCCGTGGATGATGTCGGCGTTCCGGCTGCTCGCGAAGGCGAAGTTCCTGCGCGGCACGGGGCTCGACCCGTTCGGTCGCACCGGGGAGCGCCGCACCGAGCGCGCGCTGATCGGCGAGTACGAAGCGCTGATCGACGAGGTGACGGCCAAGCTGAACGCGGCCAACCGCCCGCTCGCACTCGAGCTCGCGGCGCTGCCGGACGGCATTCGCGGCTACGGCCACGTGAAGGAGAACAACCTGCGCGCGGTACGCCAGAAGTGGAACACGCTGCTCACGAAGTGGCGTTCGCCGGCGGGCGGCCAGTCGCATCAGCAGGTCGCGTAA
- the hppD gene encoding 4-hydroxyphenylpyruvate dioxygenase: protein MQIPNWDNPVGTDGFEFIEYTAPDPKALGQLFERMGFTAIARHRHKDVTVYRQGDINFIINAEPDSFAQRFARLHGPSICAIAFRVQDAAKAYKHALELGAWGFDNKTGPMELNIPAIKGIGDSLIYFVDRWRGKNGAQPGSIGDISIYDVDFEPIAGANPNPAGHGLTYIDHLTHNVHRGRMQEWAEFYERLFNFREVRYFDIEGKVTGVKSKAMTSPCGKIRIPINEEGSDTAGQIQEYLDAYHGEGIQHIALGTNDIYGAVDGLRGKEVKLLDTIDTYYELVDRRVPNHGELLDELKKRKILIDGARDDLLLQIFTENQIGPIFFEIIQRKGNQGFGEGNFKALFESIELDQIRRGVVQDKA from the coding sequence ATGCAGATCCCCAACTGGGACAACCCCGTCGGCACCGACGGCTTCGAATTCATCGAATACACGGCACCGGACCCGAAAGCGCTCGGACAACTGTTCGAACGGATGGGTTTCACCGCGATCGCGCGCCACCGCCACAAGGACGTGACGGTGTACCGCCAGGGCGACATCAACTTCATCATCAACGCCGAACCCGACTCGTTCGCGCAACGCTTCGCGCGCCTGCACGGCCCGTCGATCTGCGCGATCGCGTTCCGCGTGCAGGACGCCGCGAAGGCATACAAGCACGCGCTCGAACTCGGCGCATGGGGTTTCGACAACAAGACCGGCCCGATGGAGCTGAACATCCCGGCGATCAAGGGCATCGGCGATTCGCTGATCTATTTCGTCGACCGCTGGCGCGGCAAGAACGGCGCGCAGCCGGGCTCGATCGGCGACATCAGCATCTATGACGTCGACTTCGAACCGATCGCCGGCGCGAACCCGAACCCGGCCGGTCACGGCCTCACCTACATCGACCACCTGACGCACAACGTGCATCGCGGCCGCATGCAGGAATGGGCCGAGTTCTACGAACGCCTGTTCAACTTCCGCGAAGTGCGCTACTTCGACATCGAAGGCAAGGTGACGGGCGTGAAGTCGAAGGCAATGACGTCGCCGTGCGGCAAGATCCGCATCCCGATCAACGAGGAAGGCTCGGACACGGCCGGCCAGATCCAGGAATACCTCGACGCGTATCATGGCGAAGGCATCCAGCACATCGCGCTCGGCACCAACGACATCTACGGCGCGGTCGACGGCCTGCGCGGCAAGGAAGTGAAGCTGCTCGACACGATCGATACGTATTACGAGCTGGTCGATCGTCGCGTACCGAACCACGGTGAATTGCTGGACGAACTGAAGAAGCGCAAGATCCTGATCGACGGCGCGCGCGACGACCTGCTGCTGCAGATCTTCACCGAGAACCAGATCGGGCCGATCTTCTTCGAGATCATCCAGCGCAAGGGCAACCAGGGCTTCGGCGAAGGCAACTTCAAGGCGCTGTTCGAATCGATCGAGCTTGACCAGATCCGCCGCGGCGTCGTGCAGGACAAGGCCTGA
- a CDS encoding GNAT family N-acetyltransferase: MNTQLNGNADVVGTAGSAPVLVRELASKDREQMLTHFLSLDEEDRLLRFGQMVPDHVIENYVRTIDFGRDTVFGVFDHELELIGVGHLAYLPAEGDKRTAEFGVSVLESARGRGVGSKLFERAAIRSRNTRVTMLYMHCLSRNATMMHIAKKSGMRIEYAYGEADAYLSLPPADHSTIIAEMLQEQAAVFDYALKRQAHRTSKFIESLMPAALTA; encoded by the coding sequence ATGAACACGCAATTGAACGGCAATGCCGATGTCGTCGGCACCGCCGGTAGTGCGCCGGTTCTCGTCAGGGAACTGGCTTCCAAAGATCGTGAGCAGATGCTCACCCACTTTCTCTCGCTCGACGAAGAGGACCGCCTGCTGCGCTTCGGCCAAATGGTACCCGACCACGTGATCGAGAACTATGTCCGCACGATCGACTTCGGTCGCGACACCGTGTTCGGCGTGTTCGACCACGAACTCGAACTGATCGGCGTCGGCCACCTGGCCTACCTGCCGGCCGAGGGCGACAAGCGCACGGCCGAATTCGGCGTGTCGGTGCTCGAAAGCGCACGCGGCCGCGGCGTCGGCTCGAAGCTGTTCGAGCGCGCAGCGATCCGCAGCCGCAACACGCGCGTGACGATGCTGTACATGCACTGCCTGTCGCGTAACGCGACGATGATGCACATCGCGAAGAAATCCGGGATGCGGATCGAGTATGCATACGGCGAAGCCGATGCGTACCTGTCGCTGCCGCCGGCCGACCACTCGACGATCATCGCCGAGATGCTGCAGGAACAGGCCGCGGTGTTCGACTACGCGCTGAAGCGCCAGGCGCACCGCACGTCGAAGTTCATCGAATCGCTGATGCCCGCCGCGCTGACGGCGTAA
- a CDS encoding TetR/AcrR family transcriptional regulator, producing the protein MARTRAPDHESQREQILDLAAEKFAQTSYPSTSMSDLATASGTSKARLYHYYESKEAILFDLLDRYTKRLMLIIAEVEGASQRRGLGERDAFAELVRAFLAEYETSHSRHVALLNDVKYLEDAQREIVLDRQRDIVAAFTRQLARAYPDRISKENQTSVTMMVFGMINWTFTWLKPGGRLGYRDFAEQVIDLIERGLSTAA; encoded by the coding sequence ATGGCCCGTACCCGAGCGCCCGACCACGAATCCCAGCGCGAGCAGATCCTCGATCTCGCCGCCGAGAAATTCGCGCAGACGAGCTACCCGAGCACGTCGATGTCCGATCTCGCGACTGCGAGCGGCACGTCGAAGGCACGCCTCTATCACTACTACGAGAGCAAGGAAGCGATCCTGTTCGACCTGCTCGACCGCTACACGAAGCGGCTGATGCTGATCATCGCCGAGGTCGAAGGGGCGAGCCAGAGGCGCGGCCTCGGCGAGCGCGACGCGTTCGCTGAGCTCGTACGCGCGTTCCTCGCCGAATACGAGACGTCGCACAGCCGTCATGTCGCGCTGCTCAACGACGTGAAGTATCTCGAGGACGCACAGCGCGAAATCGTGCTCGACCGCCAGCGCGATATCGTCGCCGCGTTCACGCGGCAGCTCGCGCGCGCGTACCCGGACCGCATCTCGAAGGAAAACCAGACATCCGTGACGATGATGGTGTTCGGGATGATCAACTGGACGTTCACGTGGCTGAAGCCGGGCGGCCGCCTCGGCTACCGCGACTTCGCCGAACAGGTGATCGACCTGATCGAGCGCGGGCTGTCGACGGCGGCCTGA
- a CDS encoding Lrp/AsnC family transcriptional regulator has product MAQAELDAIDRRILAILQENGRLSNQEIAERVNLSPSPCLRRIRRLEEIGVITGYVALLNPQKLGLDLLAYVSVRLEKRGGLAPIRVDETSARAGATHAELFRAAVQTWPEVVACHAMTGDMDYLLRVQVEDMAHFSRFVQEHLLHHPSVIDVKTSFSLECFKETTALPIRSVR; this is encoded by the coding sequence ATGGCGCAAGCCGAATTGGATGCCATCGACCGGCGGATTCTCGCGATTCTTCAGGAGAACGGGCGCCTGTCGAACCAGGAGATCGCCGAGCGCGTGAACCTGTCGCCGAGCCCGTGCTTGCGGCGAATCCGGCGGCTCGAGGAGATCGGCGTGATCACCGGTTATGTCGCGCTGCTGAACCCGCAGAAGCTCGGGCTCGACCTGCTCGCTTACGTGAGCGTGCGGCTCGAGAAGCGCGGCGGCCTCGCGCCGATCCGGGTCGACGAGACGTCGGCGCGCGCGGGCGCGACCCATGCGGAGCTGTTTCGCGCGGCCGTGCAGACGTGGCCCGAAGTGGTCGCGTGCCACGCGATGACGGGAGACATGGATTACCTGCTGCGCGTGCAGGTCGAGGACATGGCGCATTTCTCCCGCTTCGTGCAGGAGCATTTGCTGCATCACCCGTCGGTCATCGACGTGAAGACGAGCTTTTCGCTCGAATGCTTCAAGGAGACGACGGCGTTGCCGATTCGTTCGGTACGCTAG